Genomic DNA from Candidatus Sphingomonas phytovorans:
GACGATGTCGACGGCACCGGATTGCTGCATCGGCCCCGCCCCGAACCGTTCATGCCGCAAGGCATAGTAACCGCCGGAAATGGCGGCGAGCGCGACGAGGCCGGCCGCGATCAGCGCGAGAGGGCGCCGCGATCGCGCCCGATCGAGATTGCGATCCCGTCCCATCGCGGTGTTGGCGACAAACATGGTCTGGTCCCAAGTCGCGACCACCTCCGCATAGTCCTCGGCATTCCCGGGTGCCGAAAGCCATTGCTCGAAAGCGCTTCGTTGATGACCGGCGTCCGGCCCGCGCATCGCCGTGAACCACTCGAGAGCGGTCCGCGGCGACGGCCCCGGCGTCGCGCCGTCGCTCACTGGCCCATCCGCTGACGATGAAGATAGGTGATGGCGCGGGTCATGTGCATCTCGACCGTCTTGATACTGAGTCCGGTGCGCGTGGCAATTTCCGCATAGCTATAACCATCGATCCGATGCGCGAGAAATATTTCGCGCGTCCTCGGTTTCAGGCGCGCCAACGCCGCTTCGATACGCCGAAGGGCGTCGCGCGCCTCGAGCGCCGCAATCTGGTCATGCCCCTGGAGCGGCACATCATCGTCGCTTACATGCTGGTCGGCCGCATGTCGCGCGCGTGCCCTCGCCGCGTCGCGGACGAGATTCTCGGACGCCTTCAGGAGATAGGCCTCGGGCGTGTCGATCATGTCGAGGTTGCCCTGCCCCAGCCCCGCGACGCGGCAATATGCCTGCTGGACGATATCTTCAGCATCTTCGCCCCTCCCCTTGCGTCGGACAAAGCGAAGCAGTCGGTTGCGATGGGTGCGATACAGCATGCCGAGCAACGATGCCCGGCCTGGCTCGCCTCGGTCCTGCTCGTATCGGTCCTCGGGCGGCAGCGGATCGCCCGCAGCGATCGCGCTGCCGATCAGCGTGTGCGGGCGCATCATGGCGCGCGTCGCGCGATGCCCGCGCCGCGTGTTCTTCCGCCGCACGCGACGCGCGCGACAGTCCTGCCCCATGCCATGGGACCGCCTCCATTGCGGAGAGCGTCCGGCCATGCCGGATACAGGAAGCCAGCTCGGAACCTGCGCCATCGCCTTTAGCTGACATCAGCCTGGACATTCGCGGTGGCCGTCCGGGCGCAGAAGCGTTCCGGTCGATTTTTCCTGAAGCGCAGCTTCCACGCCTCGTGCGCCGCTCGTCACGACGCGTCCGCGAGGGTATCGAACGCCGTCGACATTGCAAGCAGAGACATTCCGTTGCGCCTGAAAGCCGGGCGTCGAGGAGCGCGCTTGAGACACGCGCCGAGGCCTTTAGCCCGGAAGCCTGGACATACGCCTCGGCCACCCGGCCGCTGGAGATGGAGATGGGGAAGAGCGTGCCGGTCACATGCCGGCGGAACCGACGGTGGTGAGCGCCTCTATCGCTGTCGACGATAAGTGTCCGGCAGTTGCGACGACCATGAAGGATCGATGCCGAACCGGGCGAGACGCCGCCTGTGGCGCCAGGTCGCGATCATCAG
This window encodes:
- a CDS encoding sigma-70 family RNA polymerase sigma factor; translation: MGQDCRARRVRRKNTRRGHRATRAMMRPHTLIGSAIAAGDPLPPEDRYEQDRGEPGRASLLGMLYRTHRNRLLRFVRRKGRGEDAEDIVQQAYCRVAGLGQGNLDMIDTPEAYLLKASENLVRDAARARARHAADQHVSDDDVPLQGHDQIAALEARDALRRIEAALARLKPRTREIFLAHRIDGYSYAEIATRTGLSIKTVEMHMTRAITYLHRQRMGQ